From Apium graveolens cultivar Ventura chromosome 9, ASM990537v1, whole genome shotgun sequence, the proteins below share one genomic window:
- the LOC141685370 gene encoding protein LAZY 1-like, producing the protein MKLLGWMNRKLRQDSIEPRKTFSIGYSCACLSIQPSIQPSFGKQLCPLGHGYTSEHSKQSKRECSKYSAGLTAIKGEEVNDEEADFFHGFLTVGTLGSESRVAEPATPKFAISYQNANEKEIEVTETELKIMNDKLEKFLEAEWADDVDYDSSKRSSFVSTITLSNYQIDGNDVEENKNMVICPLQEYLFNSSTECLETGEEMKREKGSLEEQEEVGMPFKGKGAMKFMKKILKKIQLSSRSSKASASDQATTTCSTKRKFPKALRLLSKKIHPERSIAEKKLSKSPGNKDIIKHQDTGVTVLEKSNDNFPEMIILKEKVTTMNIKNDSLHKSHSTRIREHWIKTDADYLVLEL; encoded by the exons ATGAAG TTATTAGGTTGGATGAACCGAAAATTAAGGCAAGATAGCATTGAACCAAGGAAAACGTTCTCAATTG GGTACTCCTGCGCTTGTCTCTCTATACAACCCTCTATACAACCGTCGTTTGGCAAGCAGCTATGCCCCTTGGGACATGGATACACCTCTGAACACTCAAAGCAGTCAAAAAGGGAATGTTCAAAGTATTCTGCAGGCCTCACAGCCATAAAAGGGGAAGAAGTCAATGATGAAGAAGCCGACTTTTTCCATGGTTTTTTAACAGTTGGAACGCTTGGTTCAGAATCTAGAGTTGCAGAACCTGCAACGCCAAAGTTTGCTATTTCTTATCAAAATGCAAAtgaaaaagaaattgaagtcacCGAGACTGAGTTAAAGATCATGAACGACAAGCTAGAGAAGTTTCTTGAAGCTGAATGGGCAGATGATGTGGATTATGACTCGTCAAAAAGGAGCAGTTTTGTTAGCACCATCACTCTCAGTAATTATCAAATTGATGGGAATGATGTCGAAGAGAACAAAAATATGGTAATATGCCCACTTCAAGAATACCTATTTAATTCTTCAACAGAATGTCTAGAAACTGGTGAGGAGATGAAGAGAGAAAAGGGATCACTTGAGGAACAAGAAGAAGTTGGAATGCCATTTAAAGGAAAAGGTGCTATGAAATTCATGAAAAAGATTCTTAAAAAGATTCAATTAAGCTCAAGGAGCAGCAAAGCTTCTGCCAGTGACCAAGCTACTACCACTTGTTCAACCAAGAGGAAGTTCCCAAAG GCCCTCCGACTGTTGAGCAAAAAAATTCACCCAGAAAGATCGATTGCTGAGAAGAAATTGAGCAAGTCACCCGGTAACAAGGACATAATCAAACATCAAGACACAGGTGTGACAGTCCTCGAGAAAAGCAATGACAATTTTCCAGAGATGATcattttgaaagaaaaagtaacCACAATGAACATTAAAAATGACAGTCTTCATAAAAGCCACTCGACCAGAATTAGAGAACACTGGATTAAAACAGACGCAGACT ATCTGGTGCTGGAGCTCTAA